The Archocentrus centrarchus isolate MPI-CPG fArcCen1 chromosome 24, fArcCen1, whole genome shotgun sequence DNA segment CCAGACTGCCCCAAATGTCATCAAGATAGAAATTGCAAGCTTCCCAAGGATGACTCTTACTCTAGTAACATGCTTCATCAGCCTCCTGTTGTGACCAGCAGCATCTCTACTGATGCAAGCTGCACAGGACAAAAGCATCCAGATGATCAAACGTCTTCTTCCACatcaataaaagaaacaatattGAGCACTTACCCGCTCTGTAAGAAAATAGGTTTAATCCTGTGTGTGGACAAAGCTCACCCAAAACTTAAACTTGACACGCATGTTTTGACATGGGAGGTCATGTCCGAGGTGTATTCCTTTGCCAGGAAGCTGTGCGGAACAAAACACAAGCTCGTGAATGATGTTCTTGAACGCAACTTCAATTTGGACAAACAGAGTCTAGACATGAATCCTTCAGTGCAGTTCTACAGAGTGAATCCACACGATGGAGAGCCCGCCTGGTTTAGTGAAGTTTTTGTTATCCAGCCACCGCGGACATTTCAGATTATTGAGAGTGTACAAGAAGAGCTACCTGCCGTGcagagaaatgaatggaaggAAACAGTTCGAAAAAGACAGCTGGACATGCAGGCAAAGAAGGAAAGAGCCATGCTGTTAAGTAATAATGCAAGTGCCGTGACATTAAGCAAAAATAAGCAGAAAAATCTGTATCCTGTTTGCAAAAAAATAGGTTTGGACCTGGATGTCTCATCAAAATTAGCAGACAAAAATAAGCTGCATTTAAAGTTGTTGACATCATCAGTACTGTTGGAAATACAGAAATTTGCAGCCACGAAAAGAAACCAGTATTTCCCGGCCATTTTGTTTGACATCCTAGACTATAACTTTGACATTAGCTCACAACATCACAGGCGCTGGGAATTTTCAATAGCTGCAGCAACCAAGTTCCATTCAATGATCAAACAGTATAGAAATACAGGAGTAGAAAAGATCTTCAAATTACCACTTCTGTCTGGACCCAAATTCCCACAGAGCTCAAGACAAAATCCACAAAATGAGAAAAGTCCTCAAAGACTGAATGACAACAAATGTGTGCAGCCAACAACATACCGTGCAATCCAAATGCAACCTGTGACAATAATGCAGATGAATGTTACCCCCATGAACATCCCTACAATTACCTCCGTGTTTACACCTATCATCACCCCTGTGGTTACCCCCATGATTACCCCTACAATTACCCCCATTTTTACACCTGCAGTTACCTCCATCAATACCCCTACCATTACCTCAATCAATACCCCAACGACTGTAGGTTGTGACAGTTTTCTTCCCGGAAACCTCCAGATtaaagaggaggaagatgatccaCGTTATGGCAATATGATACCACCACTGGATGCTGGAAAAAACTATCACCAAGGTAATGATCATGTCAGGACTGATTTAAACACTGAGGCTGTCAAGAATTTAGTCTCAGGTCACCCTGCAGGATCCCTAGGGCACAAATGTCCAGCCTCTGAAAGCAATAATGGGAGCAAATCAGAAACACCATCTACTTCACAACTTGCTGTTGGATGTGTGCAAACTTTATGTCTGAATAGTGAGACTGTCATAAAAACAGAGTTGGATACTGAGGGATCCCTGGATTACTACATGGTAACTGTCGGTCAGGACACTGATATcaaagaggagcaagaacatgTGCCAACTGAACGTGCAGAAAGTGAAGTGGACATTAAACAGGAATTTGAAACTTAATAGTCTACACAAGAGACATGTGTTCTACACTAAACACATCATGGAAAAAACAATTGAATAATGTTGTGAAaagctttttgttgttgatggagGAGGAGAGTTTGTTTGATGACTTTTGTTAGAGCTGTCTGAATCTATACAAACTAATAAACATGTGGGCTCAAAGCCTGAAAAAATGGGTCATACTGACCAAAAGGTTTCAGTGTGGATGGCTGCAGCATGCAATTCTCATGTATCACACATTTCAGTGTCATTTATTTCCCTTCTGTAGCCACGTTCTAGTACTCTAATGTGTAAAAACTTTGTTGAACTTcatgaatgcaatttttttttttattcagcccATTTGAGGTATCCTGGTCTGTTTGTAAAAGTTGTTTTCTTCCTTGGTTCTGctcattttattgcattttattttttactctttaTGATATTTCACTTTCTAAATGAgcaaaaatagtaataatagtaaTTACTGTGTAAATGTGTATATACGTATTTTTCAGATAATTTTCCACAATGGCAACAATAATGAAAACTTTGTAAATTACTAAAACTTGTAATTTCTTgaagctgcaacacaaataGATGTATGTATTGATATTTGAGATAATGAACACCTTGATAGCTCACTGTATGTACATTTTGTATAAAGATTTGAAAGCATTTCATATCCCTGTGTATCTTCATGGTGtagttttttatatatatatatatatatatatatatatacatgcactgtaattaccaaaataatttttgtcTCTCTAATGGCtaatccaccagtatgcacaagctttttctgtttttaatgctaaaatataatttatctGTTAATTTTCAAGTTTACTGttcaacaaaacacagaaaaaaaagcatattgttatttttgttttgtttaagatGCCAAATCCCAGTTGTTTGCTTGCATTTCTGAACAGAAAAGTTAGTTTTAGTGGCTGAATCTTATTCTTGATCAATTTCTGAGCAAAGTTCGGTGCACTGGCTGAAATTTGGGTATAGAAACATGTATTTAGTTTATTTACcaattaaataatttataacaattttttttttaaagatttctaaATGATTTGTCTTTCCCATTTTTATGGCAGGTGGTGAAATATATTTCTAAGGATTAAATATGCAGTACTTGTCTGAAATTTTCATATTAGCAGCTTAAAGATGAGACTTGATGTATAATGCTGATGTAATACTGAAACTGGGCTGTTGATGGTGCTCCATACCAGCATAACTTACTGTTACCTTTTGGGACCTTCAGTACTGTACAAACCTTATATAACATTAATTACACATGGCTGAATCTCAGAGGAATTCCCTCATCACACAGGCCTGATAGAAAATGTTGGTCTAATAGGTTTATATGTATATGAGCGGTATGGGCCGCATTGCTTGGACTGCAGGAACATGTCTTTAACCTCCCCCAGCAAACGTCAAAATAGCCACAAACGTAAGGTTGAATGGTTACTGTCATAAAGTCATAAATGTGAAAGCATAAACAAGTAAGGGAAGTTGACACCCTGTATAACAAGTTTTGATTTAGGTTCAGTCAAACTATCTGACCACATGTAGCTTTTCAGTACGGACATAGTGACATGAAATATGTGGTTATGCTGACACTGAATACTTGTGGGTTTATTAGCCATATATATGCAACTTATTAgctcattttattaaaatgtttgaacattaaaaaagtacaacaaagtTTAAGCTGCTGTATGTGCCGGGGCATTTATATGGCTGCACACAGTCACTAATCAAAGAAAGCTAAAGCAAGTGGATATAGGAATGAAAATTATATCCCCAGTtgtctaaaataaaaactttgggAAACTATCAGTTCTTGTTTTAGGTGGACTTTAGACATAAATATGATGGCTTACAAGTCAAATAAAGTGGGGGTTGAAAACTGGTGTAGAAAACAATTTTCAGGCTCATGTGCATCCCTGCGACCTATTAaggatttaaaatgtgaaaagtgGAGCTGCACAAGAATTTAAACACAATCTTGTGTTGGATAATTGTTttgcaaagtggaaaaaaagtatttagatattttacttaagtaaaagttgtAATGTACTAAAGTAGCTTATTAGTGCAGAGATAGTATAATCAAAACATTTCTAAACTAAATGTACTCACTGTATGCAAAGACATTTTTCAGAATCTTATAATATTTttggatcataattattgatataTTGATGTGTATCACACTTTGATGTTGCTTCTGATGATGATTTTAATGACATATTGCTCGGTAGCTTGATCCATCATAACACAATTcatctgcaaaataaataactacagcTTTAGAATAAATAGTATGAAATGGAAAGTACAGTAAATATAGCCAACGTATAGCAaagtaaaagcagaaaacagcatAACATGGAAATACATGGAAGTATTCAGTAAAGTATATCCCCACTGCTTCTATTCATCCTCTCATCTAATGGTGTGTGGAACTGTAAGATTAGCAGTACCACCCCTGCTAGAACATCTTCAAATTCTAGCAGCAGTGGGCGATTGTCTTCATGGTGTAGTGCAAAGCACTGTACAGCACAGTTTTCCAAAATCTCCCATAGGTGTTCAGTTGAGTGGAAATCTGGTGACTAGTCTAATGATTCACTTCatttttacacataaaagcattCAGCAGTCCGCATGTGGGCAGAGCCACCACTCTCATCAGAATGGAAATGTTTCACCATGGGATAAAGGTGATCACTCAGGAGAGCCTATAGGGCCTTAGGGTTCTTCATATAATTTGTCACCCATATACAGTATTGttaaaaagtcttgagccaccccttatttttggaaatgaggagaaaaggctgaggtatgccagattatactggactgaaaatcagtggcaacaggtctgaatCCAAATTAAAAGTTTTGGTTCATCAGTTATGGTCAATATATACAGAGTTGGTCAGGAGAGCGGTACAACAGTgaatgtctgcagccatctgtaaagcatGGCTGTCATggcttggggctgcatttcagcctgtGTTGGAGATCTTTTCAAAAtcaatggaattatgaacatacAAAGATTTTGAACGGTTTTGAAGAAAGAttttccaccatgcaataccatctgggaattgacagttttattttccagcatgacaatgattccaaacacactgccaatgcagtaaaagcattatctggatagaaaaacacacaatggaacactatcagtcatagactgccctccacagagcccggacctcaacattatcgaagcagtgtgggatcgtcttgacagagaacagaacaaaaggcagccaacatccaaagaagagcttcaaATGTCCTTCATGAAGCCTggagaaatgacaagaaaactgcctcagagagttcaggctgtgttgaagaacaaaggtggtcataccaaataatattattgtacaaactctgtttttcctTATATGCGGTATTTCTGTGAATgtttgcacctatttcccattttcctaacaaatcataaagaaatgaagggtgactcaagatttttgcacagtgctgtaccTGTGAAGGAACTGAATCGACGTTCTTTCAGTtctgagttttatttttaaaagaagatTCCGGAAGTCTGGAGCGCACTTCCGCGCAGCTTGACTGAGCTGAAGACGCCCATTTCCAGTTCCACACCCGCCCGGCTGCTGGATCGATCCTCCCTCCTTCAGTAGCTGGCTCGTCAGCCTGGATGCCGATCAGCACCGCTATTCTACCGCAACAGGTAAATGAACGGAAATCATTACCACGCTTATACGGGACAGAACAAAAATGTATGACATGCTGGATACTGCcgctgtagatttttttttcctcccctacCTGTTCTTTCAAGGTAAGTGGGTTGTCCTGTTTTATTAAACCCAGCATTTAAAAAGGCGAGGCAGTGCAGCGTATTAACACCGAGGTTTCTCCGCATGCAGTACAGCCCATTGTTAATGTTTGATCTCGTAAATACGTGGCTTTCTCAAACCTGTCTCAGTGATAGTCTATTGTCTGCGTTATGGATGAAGAGCACCCCATATGGCTGAAAACTGGTTCTTCAGATCTTTTTACTGCTTATTCTTTAATTTTGCTTGTTTAAATaaggggaagaagaggaaaaagggaaactTACTTAAATTtaaagagaattttttttttaagcagctaAAATAGATGTAGGCTTGTTTTCAAGATAATATGCTGTCATTTGACCCTGTTAATGCTGAATATATACAAATTTGTCGTAAAGTGTCCTTTTGTGTGCTAGAGAAATGTTAAATATAtgcaataaaaagaagaaaggaaaaaaaaacagcaggcaatgacattttgtttttacaacaAAAGATGTAACTCCAGAGATCATTCCCGTGTTCCCAGAGGTAGTACTTAAAGGAAATGACAGGCTTCCACGTGACTATTAAACATGCTGAAAATTACTGCTGTCTTTAACCTGGGGAAGAAAATCTGTGTGATATTTCTCAAAGTCACTTTAGCGGTCTGCCGGGTGGCTGTGGTAACCTTCATGGGCCCGGCAATTTTCCTAAAAGGTGACTTACATTTGGACCTTTCTCTATTAAAAGCTGGGAAATATAACACAAGCAGGGCCTTTTGTTTGAAGCCCGTGGAGTGTGTTTGCTATCTCCCCGTTTGCTGAAAGTGTTATCAGCTGTTTAATAGTTTACAAAAGTGCAGATTTCTGTTCTTGTATGAGATGACTGGGGCAGCTTTAGctgtttatgtatgtatgtgttgaATCACTGCAGCATAGACTAATTATAGAgattgctttgtgtgtgtgtgtgtgtgtgtgtgtgtgtttgtgttcagctgctctcagtgaaaacagaaagaggagaCTTTCTTTGCTGAAGTGGCAAAGTCCATCTAACTGCAATTTCTGTGACATCTGGCTTTATCCCAGAAGGGACTGTTGCATATCCACCTGCCAAGACTCAAAGCGTTgcataatacacacacattcacataagTGTACAGTACACCAGCATGTTCATTATTATGGTGAAAGAGGAAACTGGTGTGCTTCAGGGTTGGTTCTTATATGGCAGCTGTAGTAGCATGGATTGAGGTTAATTTggcaatattaatattattaataacataTTGCCTATGCATTTAAAGTGCATAGGCAAAAAGGTGAGGTAGGACGtgctgctgagtgtgtgtttttcagtgttgaGGGTGGGGGAGTGtaaaggaagtaaaaaaaaaaaaaaggctctggTGAATCATTGCATTGAGCTGACCCATAAATGTACCGAAAGGATTAGAATGATTCGTCTGTCGGAAGCGTCCCCGATTTTCACCTGCAGCACACCAGGGGAAAGTgtgtggcgtgtgtgtgtgcgcgcgcgcgcatgtgtgtgtgtgtctttgagtCAGTGCATTTCTGATCTGTTGTGAATTGGAGGAAAATAccagcacatgcacacaggctTCTTTCTTCATCAGCCTTCGCAGAGCTTCCTGGGCTGTGTCTGCTAGAACAGGGTCCCCCTCTGTGTGAGGAGGGTGTGTTAGACACGCTCCGCGCACACAGGCTGAAACATTGATATGCACATCAGACTGGTCCAGGGTGGTGCACACAGGTGTCAATCAGCATGCTGGGCAGAGTCAAAGGTTCTTTGATTCATGTTATTCCTCAGGATTTAGTAGGTCCTGTTCTCCACATTagaaactttcaaaatgttaaatgccacattttttaaacacaagttACAGGTACAGCTAGTGGGGGAGACTGTCTGGGATACTTTGCTTTAACTGCAGGCACTGCAGTGTGAACCTATATGACAAATGGATTAAAAGCATGAAAATGGTGTATGTCATTTTCCTCCTTATGCTCCGATTTAGTCGTTTCTTAAAGACACTAAAACTGGAGCCAAGCTTGTGCTTGAGAGTTATTTGTTCTATGCTCAAAATGATAATGGTTTGTCTTTCCCCATTAGTGCTTTTGCAATAATATATGTCCAGAAATTCATTTTGGGGCCGGCATGATTTGAAGTAGCGCTGCGAGATGACTTGTATTTTGTATCTCTCTTCACAACATCTGCCGTATCAGCAGGGGCCGAGCTATAAGGTAAATCGAATCAAAGAAGCATAATgacattttaaagttatttcaAACCATCCAAGGGAATTCAAGCAGGGTAAGATTTTGTTTTGAAACTGTGCAGGTACAGTCAGTGTTGATGTAGAGGGTGCCTTTTGTTGATTCAGTGCTGTTGTTATCCAGGATATAGCATGTCCTGTTTGAACAGAGACTTCTTTAACCTGGCCAACAGGAGATAATGTTATATTTGACACCACATACACATCAGGGTACCAACAGGTTTGCATATAAGGGTGGATGAGACTCTGCTAAATACCAATACGTGTTTGCACATGGAAGTGTTaggcacacacaaatacagccaTGTATACAAATACagccatgtgaaaaagaaaggtttcacaggactctatgcagtcttGTGAGAATccaagtacacccttactgcttccataggaattaagagggtaagttgCAGCCATGCACTGCCaattaaatgcacttgattaattgatcatcagcaaatgtgacCACCTCTGTAAAAGCACAAGTTTCGGCAGTTCAGATGTGTGTTAACATAGTGACACAATCTTGCCAGGAGTAGATATCCCAGCAGATTTACCCCATGCAgcgctcagagaaactgcaaaaaaaaaaaaaaaaaaaaaaaaaccccaagagctacatctcagactctttaggcctcagttagcactttaaaatgacagcacatttagaaaaagactgaacaagtatggcttgtttggaagtgttgccaggagaaagcttcttcttttaacaaaaGAACAGTTTGGAAAGTTTCAtctgaacaaatcacaagacttctggaacaatatcctttggacagacgagatcaaataccaaaatattctaTAGTGAAATGTGAGGCCATGTCTGACGGTTCAAACTTCACTGATc contains these protein-coding regions:
- the LOC115774833 gene encoding uncharacterized protein LOC115774833 isoform X2; the encoded protein is MDPPSPSHPDESGLLGYEEEEETPTEAPEEIEMKEQEMETESNMWKLRANRVKQILLVIDKEYCPFFRPKKVNLEFNIGFRPKKNLSADYLTNSVLYKVARFALAMSSSQQEFIMEILEKNFDLCLESKSHTYTIACELMNRIRGLQECEDAVKFSKEVFELPDSMLSMSTTYQSTDSSRMIESDIAPSYAPDSDNETEPGSHVLSIPGSPVGLAETVPKTKSEENVNLYPFCKEIGLKLHVSCSQQKNKLDVNKLTKGVMMEVTNFAEKLCGTFEQMCLDVLRHNFDLDLQSIDSDLARHVLAQIPVAIDHRNVATWVAQAKQKNTRRDYPVIMKLDYQNKPDTEACSAGSTRAVTHQNVSSSTYDKKENDLNSVLWRLRVNHIQHILSVPHGEHCPLYSYSRCKKLGINFNVGSGVKQNLDPKLLTNGVMVEVNTFAEAMLSSTKDFIMEILEYNFDLNLNSELSRIAFAEQLMQNITTLKSKKFNLPQKKKLFLLPHSVFIEDYTPDCPKCHQDRNCKLPKDDSYSSNMLHQPPVVTSSISTDASCTGQKHPDDQTSSSTSIKETILSTYPLCKKIGLILCVDKAHPKLKLDTHVLTWEVMSEVYSFARKLCGTKHKLVNDVLERNFNLDKQSLDMNPSVQFYRVNPHDGEPAWFSEVFVIQPPRTFQIIESVQEELPAVQRNEWKETVRKRQLDMQAKKERAMLLSNNASAVTLSKNKQKNLYPVCKKIGLDLDVSSKLADKNKLHLKLLTSSVLLEIQKFAATKRNQYFPAILFDILDYNFDISSQHHRRWEFSIAAATKFHSMIKQYRNTGVEKIFKLPLLSGPKFPQSSRQNPQNEKSPQRLNDNKCVQPTTYRAIQMQPVTIMQMNVTPMNIPTITSVFTPIITPVVTPMITPTITPIFTPAVTSINTPTITSINTPTTVGCDSFLPGNLQIKEEEDDPRYGNMIPPLDAGKNYHQGNDHVRTDLNTEAVKNLVSGHPAGSLGHKCPASESNNGSKSETPSTSQLAVGCVQTLCLNSETVIKTELDTEGSLDYYMVTVGQDTDIKEEQEHVPTERAESEVDIKQEFET